The Colius striatus isolate bColStr4 chromosome Z, bColStr4.1.hap1, whole genome shotgun sequence DNA window GAATGAGGTGGGAAATGAGCCCAGGGAGCTGGATATGGGAGGAATGGATCAGGGATGCAGATGTCTCTGAGGGAGGGGGATGGCAAGCCCTTGCCTCTGTGGGTTTACCTGTGGGGGGCAGAAGCTGCCTCAAGGTGAGAGTGACAgcagttttaaaaaagagatgacCACAGATtatgtgattttaaaattttatttctatgcaagaagctggttttgcttgACTTGGCGGGGTGGACTGGAGCCAGAGCATGCCCTCACAGGATAGGTGAAGATGCAGCCTCACAGGGCGGGGACAAGCTCGGCAGGACCTTTCTTTTTGGGGTGCGTTTACGTGTGAAGACATTTCTGCCCACGCTGTTGGAAACAGAGAGTTCCCATGGGACGACCCACAGACACAACCCACTGAGGGCTGCCGGAGCAAGTGGGTGACAGAGCTGTCCCCAAAAGCCCCGCAGCATGCCTCCAGCAGATGCTCGATGCCTCTGGGCAGGGCAAGCCCCTTGCCAGGAGTCATTGGCATCTCTACTCCAAACCCACAGCCAGGGAGGTTCCCAGGGGTGGTCCCCTCACCCAAAGGGATGCTTATCCTCAGGGGTCCTGGGAAGGGCCCCTCTATGGGTCCACTATCCCCCACATCCCTCCACTACCTTGTGGCTTTCCATTCCTCATCGAAGGACTCGACGGCTTCACGCAGCAGCCACATGGTGCTCAGCATCTCCTTTCCCACTCTGTCCACGAAACACTGCCCCACGAAGGCAGTAGTGGCATCTGTGGGAAGCGCTTGGTGGGAGGTTGGTGGAAACAACACCCATGCCCTCTGGCTGCTTCCCCTTCCCTGGGGTCCTCCTGGACACAGTTGTGTTCCCACTCTGACAACCATGAGCCCATCTACCCCACAATGGGGGAACTGTGTCCTAATGGGGTCCAGATCCACCATGGCCATTTAGGGCTGCCCAGCTTTGCAaaggtgagggtgagggaaggcTGCCCTGTGTGATCCCAGCATTGCCCATTAATCCCACACTgggccagtgctgctgcctccctctgcTTAGCTGCACCAAAGCATCACCCAGCAGACTACccagcaaaggaaaaacactgCTGGCCACCTGTGAGGCTCTCAGTGGCCCCACAGTGCTGTCCCCAGGTGTCCCAACACTTACTGGAGAACTTGTCCCAGCGCACGGCAAAAGCGAAGGTGGGCCATCCCCCCtcgctgggctg harbors:
- the LOC104552145 gene encoding avidin: MEPGGREPLCSPAAMGSGAFALVLTLALGARVTPAERKCQLSGLWRNDQDSLMEISAVRDDGNFQGKYLTWVTLSGGCARVSPLTGTQQQPSEGGWPTFAFAVRWDKFSNATTAFVGQCFVDRVGKEMLSTMWLLREAVESFDEEWKATSVGRNVFTRKRTPKRKVLPSLSPPCEAASSPIL